A region of Nitrospirota bacterium DNA encodes the following proteins:
- a CDS encoding ubiquinol-cytochrome c reductase iron-sulfur subunit, with translation MKDIDETITRRDFFSHVGWGGVAATLGGSAFSFYRFYFPNVLYETQKVFKIGKPSDYPEGLSEKWKKERQIWVVRNERGLYVMISICRHLGCTPNWFQDKQAFLCPCHGSIFSIEGNVLGGPSPRLLWRAALKIDPTDGQIIVDFNHRQDPDPMSTEQGLRVDEASREVEPFFLKV, from the coding sequence GTGAAAGACATTGATGAGACAATAACGAGAAGGGATTTTTTCTCCCACGTAGGATGGGGCGGGGTTGCTGCGACTCTTGGCGGTTCTGCATTCAGTTTTTACCGTTTCTACTTCCCGAATGTGCTGTATGAGACTCAGAAAGTCTTTAAGATAGGCAAACCATCGGATTATCCGGAGGGGCTTAGTGAGAAGTGGAAGAAAGAGAGGCAGATTTGGGTAGTCCGCAATGAACGCGGCCTGTATGTGATGATTTCCATATGCAGGCACCTCGGCTGTACTCCAAACTGGTTTCAGGACAAACAGGCATTTCTCTGCCCATGTCATGGCAGCATTTTTAGCATAGAGGGGAATGTATTAGGGGGGCCGTCGCCGAGGCTTTTATGGCGAGCAGCACTCAAGATTGACCCTACTGACGGACAGATTATCGTAGACTTCAATCACAGGCAGGACCCTGATCCGATGTCTACTGAACAGGGTTTGAGGGTTGATGAGGCATCACGCGAGGTAGAGCCATTCTTTTTGAAGGTTTAG
- a CDS encoding cytochrome b N-terminal domain-containing protein translates to MASSNREKISEWVKSTQIYKAIFRHGYEDTPRNRSLTTFSNVLYHLHPVKTRWESIKFRYTWCMGGVSLLLFVMLALTGVMLMFYYVPDVRRAYQDIKDMMTVVSYGTTFRNIHRFAAQGMVATVWIHMTRVFLTGSYKSPREFNWIIGVVLLMLTLLLSWTGYLLPWDQLALWAITVGTKMAAATPLFGVEGPFGVQLGMRPDNDVKFMLLGGTEVGQNALLRFYVLHCVVLPMLVVVFLAVHFWRVRKDGFSGPL, encoded by the coding sequence ATGGCCAGCAGTAACAGGGAAAAGATTTCAGAGTGGGTTAAAAGCACACAAATCTATAAGGCGATATTCCGTCATGGTTACGAAGATACGCCCCGGAACAGGTCTCTCACTACATTCAGTAATGTACTTTATCACCTGCACCCGGTTAAGACCAGATGGGAGTCAATAAAATTCAGATATACATGGTGCATGGGAGGGGTATCACTTCTGTTGTTTGTTATGCTTGCATTAACGGGAGTTATGCTGATGTTCTATTATGTACCAGATGTCAGACGCGCCTATCAGGATATCAAGGATATGATGACAGTTGTCTCGTATGGGACGACATTCAGAAACATACACAGATTTGCTGCCCAGGGTATGGTAGCAACTGTCTGGATACATATGACCAGGGTCTTTCTTACAGGCTCATATAAATCGCCTCGTGAATTTAACTGGATAATAGGTGTCGTGCTTTTAATGCTGACATTGTTGTTAAGCTGGACGGGATATCTTCTTCCGTGGGATCAGCTTGCGCTCTGGGCTATTACAGTCGGTACCAAGATGGCGGCAGCAACACCGCTATTTGGTGTTGAAGGTCCTTTCGGGGTTCAACTTGGCATGAGGCCTGACAATGACGTTAAGTTTATGCTGCTTGGTGGGACAGAGGTTGGACAGAATGCCCTCCTCAGATTCTATGTTCTTCATTGTGTAGTACTGCCAATGTTGGTAGTGGTATTCCTTGCAGTCCATTTCTGGCGAGTAAGGAAAGATGGGTTTTCAGGCCCGCTATAA
- a CDS encoding cytochrome B6 yields the protein MELVKGTATGVEKEPEDTIFSWPHLFYLEFLCVIIVTALLLIASIYLGAPLEEEASRDTTPNPMKAPWYFLGLQELLVFFDPWIAGVGLPILIAGGLMLIPFLDINPKGKGYYTYSERKFAVSSYGFGMALWLVLIVIGVWFRGLDWNWYWPWENGHIHKPPATGLEDLPIIFARVLGIGQFAGKALSDLIVLGYFGAGLIIPALYFKNFYKKLGFMRYVPLAVMYLIMIGIPIKVGLRLVFSIKYVILTPWFKI from the coding sequence ATGGAACTCGTCAAAGGGACGGCCACAGGTGTAGAGAAAGAGCCGGAAGATACGATTTTCAGCTGGCCGCACCTCTTTTATCTTGAATTTCTCTGTGTGATAATAGTGACGGCACTTCTCCTTATTGCTTCAATTTATCTTGGCGCACCCCTTGAGGAAGAGGCGAGCAGGGATACTACACCAAACCCGATGAAGGCCCCCTGGTACTTTCTAGGACTACAGGAACTGCTTGTCTTCTTTGACCCCTGGATAGCAGGTGTAGGACTTCCTATACTTATTGCCGGAGGGCTGATGCTTATACCTTTCCTTGATATAAACCCGAAGGGGAAAGGGTACTATACCTATTCGGAACGGAAATTTGCCGTAAGCAGCTATGGTTTCGGGATGGCCTTATGGTTAGTCCTTATCGTAATAGGTGTCTGGTTCAGAGGCCTTGACTGGAATTGGTACTGGCCATGGGAGAACGGTCATATTCACAAGCCTCCTGCTACCGGGCTTGAAGACCTGCCAATAATATTTGCACGGGTGCTGGGCATCGGTCAGTTTGCAGGAAAGGCCTTGTCTGACCTTATAGTACTGGGATATTTTGGGGCTGGTCTTATTATACCTGCATTGTATTTCAAGAATTTCTATAAGAAGCTTGGTTTTATGAGATATGTACCTCTTGCAGTAATGTATCTCATCATGATTGGTATACCAATAAAAGTCGGGCTGCGGCTGGTTTTTTCAATAAAGTATGTAATACTGACGCCATGGTTTAAAATATAG
- a CDS encoding c-type cytochrome, protein MINRKWEIEAMRRRNKIFAAAIIVVMIIAVVIFYRENNKEWMHYQKDYNEKMAAKLNDPSYLKTPLRIAQIWLPQLNTTDRCISCHLGVSNPLAVDEPQPMTTHPGDFLKTHPVDKFGCTVCHQGDGQVVTVEGTHGVVHHLNRQLLAKEYAQVSCSKCHMELHDRTVTAQDFPGAAAFFKGRDLSYQLGCRGCHLINGEGGTIGPELTGVGSKTELAFFLIHDFQHVEGHHTMAHWIYEHFLDPQKIVPGNPDLSLAATIMPNFGLTEEQAKDLTIYVLGLRNAKVDAIPYEYIAAKKMAQTSSGHTRSVQ, encoded by the coding sequence ATGATAAATCGCAAGTGGGAAATTGAGGCGATGAGAAGGCGGAATAAAATATTCGCCGCAGCAATAATTGTTGTTATGATTATAGCGGTAGTTATCTTCTATAGGGAAAATAACAAGGAGTGGATGCATTACCAGAAGGACTATAATGAAAAGATGGCAGCGAAGCTGAATGATCCTTCATATCTTAAGACCCCTCTCAGGATTGCACAGATATGGCTTCCTCAATTGAATACTACCGACAGGTGTATTTCATGTCACCTGGGGGTAAGCAATCCTCTTGCTGTTGATGAGCCTCAGCCTATGACAACGCACCCCGGTGACTTTCTGAAAACTCATCCTGTAGATAAGTTTGGCTGTACAGTATGTCATCAGGGTGATGGGCAGGTTGTTACTGTTGAAGGTACGCACGGAGTAGTTCATCACCTAAATCGTCAGCTATTGGCAAAAGAGTATGCACAGGTATCGTGTTCCAAATGCCACATGGAGCTTCATGACAGAACTGTAACAGCGCAGGATTTTCCAGGCGCTGCTGCCTTTTTTAAAGGAAGGGACCTTTCTTATCAGTTGGGGTGCAGGGGGTGTCACCTCATAAATGGTGAGGGCGGCACTATCGGACCGGAGCTCACAGGGGTGGGAAGTAAGACAGAGCTTGCCTTCTTCCTCATTCATGATTTCCAGCATGTGGAAGGACATCACACCATGGCCCATTGGATCTATGAACATTTTCTTGATCCTCAAAAGATTGTCCCCGGTAACCCTGATTTAAGCCTTGCTGCTACAATAATGCCTAATTTTGGTCTTACTGAGGAACAGGCAAAGGACCTCACTATTTATGTGCTTGGTCTGAGAAACGCCAAGGTAGATGCAATCCCGTACGAGTATATAGCAGCTAAAAAAATGGCACAGACTTCATCCGGCCACACAAGGTCAGTGCAGTAG
- a CDS encoding KamA family radical SAM protein encodes MEQWQHLLKKSLIKARQLSDEFGLDAEVLAKVMSEYPARINPFFLSLIQEKDDPIYRQVVPDEQEISDHVGLDDPLNEEGDSPVHSVVHRYEDRALLMVSHQCPVYCRFCTRKRFVGKAPISREMIREGIDYIRDHAEIRDVILSGGDPLILKDRELEEILKSLKEIPHLEIIRIGTRVPGALPQRITKKLCSMLKKYHPLYININFIHPREITEEVAIACGRLADAGIPLGSQTVLLKGINDDPEIIKELMQKLLAIRVKPYYLYQADLTRGTEHLRTPVECGLSIIKALQGRISGMAIPKFVIDLPGGGGKVPLLPPDFIVEINDREVVARNLKDKVYIYPQPEDEKVGCD; translated from the coding sequence ATGGAGCAATGGCAGCATCTGCTAAAGAAGAGTCTTATAAAAGCCCGGCAGCTTTCTGATGAATTTGGCCTGGATGCAGAGGTCCTCGCAAAGGTCATGTCAGAATACCCTGCACGGATCAATCCCTTTTTCCTGAGCCTCATTCAGGAAAAAGATGACCCGATTTACAGGCAGGTCGTTCCTGATGAGCAGGAAATCAGTGATCATGTCGGATTGGACGACCCGCTCAATGAAGAGGGTGACAGCCCTGTACATTCTGTCGTACACAGGTATGAGGACAGGGCCCTGCTAATGGTGTCCCACCAGTGTCCTGTCTATTGCAGATTCTGCACAAGAAAACGGTTTGTTGGTAAGGCGCCGATTTCAAGAGAGATGATAAGAGAGGGCATAGACTACATCAGGGACCATGCTGAGATAAGAGATGTTATCCTTTCCGGAGGAGATCCTCTTATATTAAAGGACAGGGAACTTGAGGAGATATTGAAATCATTAAAGGAGATTCCCCATCTCGAGATAATAAGGATAGGCACACGGGTTCCTGGCGCACTGCCTCAACGTATAACAAAAAAACTCTGCAGTATGTTAAAAAAATATCATCCATTGTATATTAATATCAACTTCATTCACCCGCGGGAAATAACGGAAGAGGTTGCCATTGCTTGCGGCAGACTGGCAGATGCTGGCATACCGCTTGGAAGCCAGACAGTCCTGCTGAAAGGAATCAATGATGATCCTGAGATCATAAAAGAGTTGATGCAAAAACTGCTGGCAATAAGGGTAAAGCCATATTATCTTTATCAGGCAGATCTAACCCGCGGCACAGAGCACTTAAGGACACCGGTAGAGTGCGGTTTAAGCATAATCAAGGCGCTGCAGGGGAGGATATCAGGTATGGCTATACCTAAGTTTGTAATTGATCTTCCGGGAGGCGGGGGAAAGGTACCGTTGCTGCCGCCGGATTTTATAGTTGAGATAAATGACAGAGAGGTAGTAGCCAGGAATCTCAAGGACAAAGTCTACATATATCCTCAGCCGGAAGACGAAAAGGTTGGCTGTGATTAA
- a CDS encoding 2'-deoxycytidine 5'-triphosphate deaminase, with protein MNISNKGTLPIQDLKQLIDAGVIKPSVPVHDKQLQPASMDLRLGNKAYRVRSSFLPQRRRVEDLLDELYMYEVDLDANGILEKKNVYVIPLIEEMHLPGDINGKTNPKSSTGRLDIFTRVITDKGYRFDEIDNGYSGRLYLEVFPRSFTVKVETGQCLNQLRLFNDRQLVEDRLLADVCTSRQLLFNEDGVLLPSGSAIIRDGLCMRVDLKGNTSKGVIGFKAKRNSSIIDLSKVGGYLASDYWESIYAPREGFLILEPEEFYIFASKEKVRVPLEYAAEMIEFDAGSGELRTHYAGFFDSGFGYGHGEVNGTRSVLEVRPHDVPFRIEDGQVFFKIRYEKMAELPEMSYGKDIGSHYHAQELALSKHFKNDLY; from the coding sequence ATGAATATTTCTAATAAAGGTACTTTGCCAATACAGGATCTGAAGCAACTTATAGATGCCGGGGTTATTAAACCATCCGTCCCGGTTCACGACAAACAGTTGCAGCCTGCAAGTATGGACCTACGACTCGGAAATAAGGCCTACCGGGTAAGAAGCAGTTTCCTGCCTCAGCGAAGGAGAGTGGAGGACCTGCTGGATGAGCTGTATATGTATGAAGTGGATCTTGATGCTAACGGGATACTGGAGAAAAAGAATGTATATGTTATTCCATTGATAGAAGAAATGCATCTTCCCGGTGATATTAATGGCAAGACAAACCCGAAAAGTTCAACGGGCAGACTGGATATATTCACCAGGGTAATAACGGATAAGGGTTATAGATTTGATGAGATAGATAATGGATACTCAGGCAGACTATACCTTGAAGTCTTTCCGAGGTCTTTTACTGTTAAAGTAGAGACAGGCCAGTGCCTTAACCAGTTAAGGCTTTTTAATGACCGCCAGCTTGTTGAAGATAGATTGCTTGCAGACGTCTGTACTTCAAGACAGCTGTTGTTTAATGAGGATGGTGTGCTTTTGCCGTCAGGATCTGCTATCATACGTGACGGACTTTGCATGAGAGTAGATCTGAAAGGAAACACAAGCAAGGGAGTTATAGGATTCAAGGCTAAGAGGAACAGCTCTATTATAGATTTAAGCAAGGTCGGAGGATATCTCGCGTCTGATTACTGGGAGTCTATATATGCACCAAGGGAAGGTTTCCTTATATTAGAGCCTGAAGAGTTTTATATATTTGCGTCCAAGGAAAAGGTGCGTGTGCCGCTTGAATATGCTGCTGAGATGATAGAGTTTGATGCAGGGTCCGGTGAGTTAAGGACTCATTATGCCGGTTTTTTTGACAGCGGTTTTGGCTACGGACATGGTGAGGTGAATGGTACGAGGTCTGTTCTTGAGGTCAGACCGCATGATGTGCCATTCCGGATAGAAGACGGGCAGGTCTTTTTCAAGATAAGGTATGAGAAGATGGCTGAACTGCCTGAGATGAGCTACGGAAAAGATATAGGTTCACACTATCATGCACAGGAACTGGCCTTGAGTAAACATTTTAAAAACGATCTATATTAG
- a CDS encoding SurA N-terminal domain-containing protein, protein MLKIVRELAVDNPLVLKIIMGVIAVTFVLSMGWYGIKSRDADMAISVNGMEIKAQEYNKAYNRAVDSYRNAYKDKFDSEMLEKMDVKGKVIDELVARKLWLESATDLGLSVSDDELRDGIMKIKVFHKDGKFNRKLYKSILEANRLNESAFESSQREEFLIDKMKSIIKDSVYVSNAEVNEAFPLSLPGGKSGTPADRLPDELQRLKKFVRFQKQEKAVMSYAVALRAKAKIKVNKELM, encoded by the coding sequence ATGTTAAAAATAGTACGAGAGCTTGCAGTTGACAACCCATTGGTACTTAAAATCATCATGGGAGTCATTGCTGTAACCTTTGTCCTTTCAATGGGATGGTATGGGATTAAGTCACGGGATGCGGATATGGCAATTTCTGTAAATGGTATGGAAATAAAGGCGCAGGAATATAATAAGGCATACAATAGGGCGGTAGACAGTTACAGAAATGCATATAAAGACAAGTTTGACAGTGAGATGCTTGAGAAAATGGATGTGAAGGGTAAGGTAATTGACGAACTCGTTGCAAGAAAACTATGGCTTGAATCTGCTACAGATCTTGGACTGAGTGTAAGCGATGATGAGCTTAGAGACGGAATTATGAAAATAAAGGTGTTTCATAAAGATGGAAAGTTCAACCGTAAACTGTATAAAAGTATTCTTGAAGCAAACCGGCTCAATGAATCAGCTTTTGAGAGTTCTCAACGGGAGGAATTTCTTATAGATAAGATGAAGAGTATTATAAAGGATTCTGTCTATGTGTCCAACGCTGAAGTAAATGAAGCATTCCCTCTGAGTCTTCCCGGAGGTAAAAGTGGTACTCCGGCAGACAGACTGCCTGATGAATTGCAGAGACTTAAGAAGTTTGTACGCTTCCAGAAGCAGGAAAAGGCGGTCATGTCTTACGCAGTTGCTCTGCGTGCCAAGGCAAAGATTAAGGTAAATAAAGAACTCATGTAA
- the ppc gene encoding phosphoenolpyruvate carboxylase: MEQQIDDSRLQADILYLEDALSEVIMEQEGEELYHLIKEFENACKQIKDQYNPSIEEFLLRESEKLDLPTSSKLIQAFALYFYLLNTAEENFGMQRRREIQRKGGSITGSFEECLSRLKQKGVDRQIILEIINNLSVGPVMTAHPTEAKRLTILKKYRKIYLTIFKKENPIWTPEEKALLRQEIINEIQKLWHTGDIFLERPTVKEEITNGLHYFRETFYVAIPKLYLSLKRAVNRFYPDGALDLPPFLKFGSWIGGDRDGNPNVTPDLTKWALTAQKDLILSLYVQSVYELIGSLSQSTNKVRVSAELLSSIETDAAKMPDIGQRVVGRNPYEPYRQKLSFIKIRLEKTREANKADLMSQVSHSERVYQNPSELLDDLQIIRRSLYENNGSRTAELEIDALIKRVEVFGFRLVKLDVRENASKHTSAVCEIFDRLGIHRDFRDLTEKDRIGVLTSEIENRRPLIYEEMDLTPDCVRTIETLRVIKWARRRISPEAITTYIISMTHEISDILTLFLLAKETGLYREAGSSGEAAARIDIVPLFETIDDLRRSGEIMDGLFSLPVYRRYLELRGDLQEIMLGYSDSSKDGGILTSSWELYKTQKILRDIAERHGIRLRLFHGRGGTVGRGGGPTHKAILAGPPGTILGNIKITEQGEVISSKYANMGTALHNLELIAAGVIEASTPAFHEEINTLDDKYTPILDEISAVAYGLYRELVDDPDFYSYFIHATPINEIGLAKIGSRPQKRKESWRIEDLRAIPWIFSWTQSRNMLPAWYPIGTTFKRFIAGNPEANTGILKEMYQKWPFFENLLDNIQMTMAKADMNIAHLYSHLVPEEAIRDRIFDIMKREFESSREMILLITGQKNLLDNDPWLQKSLLLRNPFMDPINYIQVNLLKQLRAKDTTAEKKKELTETVLLTISCIAAGMRNTG; this comes from the coding sequence ATGGAACAACAGATAGACGACAGCCGCCTGCAGGCCGACATACTTTACCTTGAAGATGCCCTTAGCGAGGTGATAATGGAGCAGGAGGGTGAAGAGCTGTATCATTTAATCAAAGAATTTGAAAATGCCTGTAAACAGATTAAAGATCAATATAATCCATCTATCGAAGAATTCCTCCTCAGGGAATCAGAGAAGCTCGATCTCCCTACATCATCAAAGCTCATACAGGCATTTGCGCTTTATTTCTATCTTTTAAATACTGCCGAGGAAAACTTCGGCATGCAGCGGCGCAGGGAGATACAGCGCAAGGGTGGAAGTATTACAGGATCCTTTGAGGAGTGCCTTTCAAGGTTGAAGCAAAAGGGAGTAGACAGACAGATAATCCTTGAAATAATAAATAACCTTTCCGTGGGACCGGTCATGACGGCCCATCCTACTGAGGCAAAGCGTCTCACTATACTTAAGAAATACAGGAAGATCTACCTTACTATATTTAAAAAAGAAAATCCTATATGGACGCCTGAAGAAAAGGCGCTCCTGCGTCAGGAGATTATCAATGAAATACAAAAACTCTGGCATACAGGAGACATATTCCTTGAGAGGCCCACAGTTAAAGAAGAAATTACAAATGGGCTTCACTATTTTCGGGAGACATTCTATGTTGCCATTCCTAAGCTCTACCTCTCTCTAAAAAGGGCTGTTAACAGGTTTTATCCTGATGGAGCACTGGACCTGCCTCCATTCCTGAAGTTCGGCTCATGGATCGGCGGGGACAGGGACGGCAACCCGAATGTCACACCAGATCTCACAAAATGGGCACTAACGGCACAGAAAGACCTTATCCTCTCTCTGTATGTACAATCTGTTTATGAGTTGATTGGAAGCCTCAGCCAGTCAACAAATAAGGTCAGGGTCTCTGCAGAATTACTATCCTCAATTGAAACAGATGCTGCAAAAATGCCTGATATTGGACAAAGGGTTGTTGGCAGAAATCCATATGAACCCTACAGGCAGAAACTATCGTTCATAAAGATACGACTGGAGAAGACACGGGAAGCTAATAAGGCGGACTTGATGTCTCAGGTATCACACTCAGAAAGGGTCTATCAAAATCCATCCGAGCTCCTGGATGACCTGCAAATAATCCGCAGGAGTCTTTATGAGAATAATGGTTCAAGGACTGCAGAGTTAGAAATTGATGCCCTGATAAAAAGGGTTGAGGTTTTCGGTTTCCGCCTTGTCAAACTTGATGTAAGGGAAAACGCATCAAAACATACAAGTGCAGTATGTGAAATATTCGATAGGTTAGGGATACACCGGGATTTCCGTGATTTGACTGAAAAAGACAGAATTGGCGTCCTGACATCGGAAATAGAAAACCGTCGTCCGCTGATTTACGAAGAGATGGATCTGACACCTGACTGTGTCAGGACTATAGAGACATTAAGGGTTATAAAATGGGCAAGAAGGAGGATCAGTCCTGAGGCTATAACTACCTATATTATCAGTATGACCCATGAGATTAGCGATATCCTGACGTTATTTCTCCTTGCAAAGGAGACTGGACTTTACAGGGAAGCTGGAAGTTCGGGTGAGGCTGCTGCAAGGATAGACATTGTCCCTCTTTTTGAGACCATTGACGATCTGAGGAGGTCAGGAGAAATAATGGATGGCCTTTTTTCACTTCCAGTCTACAGGAGGTATCTTGAGCTGCGAGGTGATTTGCAGGAGATCATGCTTGGATATTCTGACAGTAGTAAGGATGGCGGGATACTTACTTCAAGCTGGGAACTTTATAAGACACAGAAAATACTGAGGGACATAGCAGAGAGACATGGTATTCGCCTGAGATTGTTCCATGGCAGGGGCGGTACCGTTGGAAGGGGAGGCGGCCCAACACACAAGGCCATACTTGCCGGGCCTCCGGGAACCATTTTAGGCAACATCAAGATTACCGAGCAGGGTGAGGTAATATCGTCCAAATATGCAAATATGGGGACTGCCCTGCACAACCTTGAACTTATTGCCGCCGGGGTAATAGAGGCAAGCACTCCTGCCTTCCATGAGGAGATCAATACTCTGGATGACAAATATACGCCAATACTGGACGAGATATCTGCTGTGGCTTATGGATTATACCGGGAATTGGTAGATGACCCTGATTTCTATTCTTACTTTATACATGCAACGCCTATTAATGAAATAGGTCTTGCCAAGATAGGATCACGTCCTCAAAAGAGAAAAGAGAGCTGGAGGATAGAAGACCTCAGGGCAATACCATGGATATTCAGCTGGACCCAGAGCAGGAACATGCTGCCGGCATGGTATCCTATCGGGACAACATTTAAGAGGTTTATCGCAGGTAACCCTGAAGCCAACACCGGTATACTTAAAGAAATGTACCAGAAGTGGCCATTTTTTGAAAACCTGCTTGATAATATACAGATGACCATGGCAAAGGCTGATATGAATATTGCCCATCTATATTCTCACCTTGTTCCAGAAGAGGCGATACGAGACAGGATCTTTGACATCATGAAAAGGGAGTTTGAATCGTCAAGAGAGATGATACTCTTAATAACAGGACAGAAAAATCTCCTGGACAACGACCCATGGCTCCAGAAGTCTCTACTGTTGAGAAACCCTTTTATGGACCCCATTAACTATATCCAGGTAAACCTCCTGAAGCAGCTCAGGGCAAAAGACACTACTGCTGAGAAAAAGAAAGAGTTGACTGAAACCGTACTCCTGACTATAAGCTGCATTGCAGCCGGTATGAGAAATACAGGTTAG
- a CDS encoding DUF4160 domain-containing protein, whose amino-acid sequence MTVENSIAQLVKPTQLERDDNIAKFRLNPVRLQSSGGFNRLEISKIHKIVNKNCSELLEAWHEYSGN is encoded by the coding sequence ATAACCGTTGAGAATAGCATAGCCCAGCTCGTCAAACCAACTCAGCTTGAACGGGATGATAATATTGCAAAATTCCGGCTTAACCCTGTCAGGCTACAAAGTAGTGGAGGATTTAACAGGTTAGAGATTTCCAAAATTCATAAAATTGTTAATAAGAATTGTTCAGAATTATTGGAGGCATGGCATGAATATTCCGGTAATTGA
- the gnd gene encoding decarboxylating 6-phosphogluconate dehydrogenase: MHIGMIGLGKMGMNMARRLLVGGHKVTAYNRTPERINEIEKEGVIGAYTLEEMITTLPAPRTVWLMVPAGKPVDEFIGRLQPLLERGDIIIDGGNSFYKDDIRHEAELKPYGIHYMDAGVSGGIWGLQIGYCLMIGGDKKIYEYVEPVFKTLAPESGYLYCGKTGSGHFVKMVHNGIEYGMMAAYAEGFEILKTSPYGDNMDLSRVSNLWNHGSVIRSWLLELAESAFTKDKNLSSITGYVEDSGEGRWIVQEAVDMAVPLPVISSALFQRFRSREAESFADKVLAALRHEFGGHGVVQKG, translated from the coding sequence ATGCATATCGGGATGATAGGTCTTGGGAAAATGGGTATGAATATGGCGAGACGGCTGCTCGTCGGAGGACATAAGGTTACAGCCTATAACCGCACACCGGAACGTATCAATGAAATCGAAAAGGAAGGGGTAATAGGTGCTTACACCCTTGAGGAAATGATCACAACTTTGCCGGCCCCGCGAACCGTCTGGTTAATGGTGCCTGCCGGAAAACCTGTAGATGAGTTTATTGGAAGACTTCAGCCGCTCCTTGAACGGGGAGACATTATTATAGACGGCGGAAACAGTTTTTATAAAGATGATATCCGGCATGAAGCGGAACTCAAACCCTATGGCATACATTATATGGATGCAGGAGTTAGCGGCGGGATCTGGGGACTTCAAATTGGATATTGTCTGATGATCGGCGGCGACAAGAAGATCTATGAATATGTCGAGCCTGTCTTTAAGACCCTCGCACCGGAGAGCGGCTATCTCTACTGCGGAAAGACAGGGTCAGGACATTTTGTAAAGATGGTGCATAATGGGATTGAATATGGAATGATGGCTGCTTATGCAGAGGGGTTCGAGATCCTGAAGACCTCACCGTATGGGGATAATATGGATTTATCGAGGGTTTCAAATCTATGGAATCACGGGAGTGTAATCCGTTCATGGCTTCTTGAGCTTGCAGAGTCTGCATTTACGAAAGACAAAAACCTTTCGTCCATCACCGGCTATGTTGAAGATTCAGGAGAAGGACGCTGGATAGTGCAGGAGGCGGTAGATATGGCTGTGCCGCTTCCAGTTATCTCCTCTGCCCTCTTTCAGCGCTTCCGTTCCCGTGAGGCTGAGTCATTCGCCGACAAGGTGCTTGCTGCACTGAGGCATGAATTCGGAGGGCATGGGGTGGTACAAAAGGGATAG
- a CDS encoding TerB family tellurite resistance protein, with translation MLSRITSFFTEKMAPPQGKSSYQKDKSIQIATCAILLEAANADDNISDVEMSCIRKALKKFHNLESDEINELIALTREQAEGAIDIWQFTNLINQTYNTEEKMRLMEHIWIVILSDGTLDQFEDYIARKLKPLLRLDHKEWIDTKLNARKILKGLA, from the coding sequence ATGCTATCACGAATCACATCATTCTTCACAGAAAAGATGGCCCCTCCACAAGGCAAATCTTCATATCAGAAAGATAAGTCTATACAGATTGCCACCTGTGCAATACTTCTGGAGGCAGCTAATGCTGACGACAACATATCAGACGTGGAGATGTCCTGCATCAGAAAGGCACTCAAAAAGTTCCACAACCTGGAAAGCGATGAGATCAATGAGTTGATTGCTTTAACCCGTGAACAGGCTGAAGGGGCCATTGATATATGGCAATTCACAAATCTTATCAATCAAACGTACAATACTGAAGAAAAGATGCGACTGATGGAACATATATGGATAGTCATCCTGTCTGATGGAACACTGGATCAGTTTGAAGACTACATAGCCAGGAAGCTAAAACCCCTCCTCCGACTTGATCACAAGGAATGGATTGACACCAAGCTCAATGCCAGGAAGATCCTTAAGGGTCTGGCATAA